Proteins from one Enterobacter bugandensis genomic window:
- the alr gene encoding alanine racemase, whose product MQAATVVINRRALRHNLQRLRELAPASRLVAVVKANAYGHGLLETARTLPDADAFGVARLEEALRLRAGGITQPILLLEGFFEASDLPTIADQQLHTAVHNEEQLAALETAELSEPVTVWMKLDTGMHRLGVRPENAEAFYQRLCQCKNVRQPVNIVSHFARADEPECGATEQQLDIFNTFCEGKPGMRSIAASGGILLWPQSHFDWARPGIILYGVSPLENKPWGPDLGFKPVMSLVSKLIAVREHKAGEPVGYGGTWTSERDTRLGVVAMGYGDGYPRAAPTGTPVLVNGREVKIVGRVAMDMICVDLGPGAQDKAGDDAVMWGEGLPVERIAEITKVSAYELITRLTSRVAMKYID is encoded by the coding sequence ATGCAAGCGGCAACTGTTGTTATTAACCGCCGCGCTCTGCGACACAACCTGCAACGTCTGCGTGAACTGGCGCCCGCCAGCAGGCTCGTTGCAGTCGTGAAAGCGAACGCTTACGGACACGGTCTTCTTGAGACCGCGCGAACGCTCCCCGATGCCGACGCCTTTGGCGTCGCCCGTCTCGAAGAAGCTCTCCGCCTGCGCGCAGGCGGCATTACGCAACCGATTCTGCTCCTCGAAGGTTTTTTTGAAGCCTCAGATCTGCCGACCATTGCAGACCAGCAGCTGCATACGGCTGTCCATAACGAAGAACAACTGGCCGCGCTGGAAACGGCTGAACTGAGCGAGCCGGTCACCGTCTGGATGAAGCTCGATACGGGCATGCACAGGCTGGGCGTGCGTCCGGAAAACGCGGAGGCGTTTTATCAGCGTTTGTGCCAGTGCAAAAATGTGCGTCAGCCGGTCAATATCGTCAGCCACTTCGCCCGTGCCGATGAGCCCGAATGTGGCGCAACCGAGCAGCAGCTTGATATCTTCAACACCTTCTGCGAAGGCAAGCCGGGAATGCGCTCCATTGCGGCATCCGGCGGCATTCTGCTGTGGCCGCAATCCCACTTCGACTGGGCGCGTCCGGGGATTATCCTGTATGGCGTTTCCCCGCTTGAGAATAAACCCTGGGGGCCGGACTTAGGCTTTAAGCCGGTGATGTCGCTGGTATCAAAGCTGATTGCCGTGCGGGAGCACAAAGCGGGCGAGCCGGTGGGTTACGGCGGTACCTGGACCAGCGAGCGCGACACGCGGCTTGGCGTGGTGGCGATGGGCTACGGCGACGGCTATCCGCGCGCGGCACCAACGGGCACGCCGGTGCTGGTCAATGGTCGTGAAGTGAAAATTGTCGGCCGCGTGGCGATGGACATGATTTGCGTGGATCTTGGGCCCGGCGCGCAGGATAAAGCGGGCGACGATGCGGTGATGTGGGGTGAAGGTCTGCCCGTCGAGCGCATTGCTGAGATTACAAAAGTAAGTGCTTACGAACTTATTACGCGTCTGACGTCGCGGGTGGCGATGAAATACATCGACTGA
- the tyrB gene encoding aromatic amino acid transaminase, whose amino-acid sequence MFQKVDAYAGDPILSLMERFKEDPRSDKVNLSIGLYYNEDGIIPQLKAVAEAEARLNATPHGASLYLPMEGLNTYRNTIAPLLFGADHAVLAQKRVATIQTLGGSGALKVGADFLKKYFPDSGVWVSDPTWENHVAIFEGAGFKVETYPWFDSETNGVRVEALLEKLNTLPARSIVLLHPCCHNPTGADLTNAQWDAVIEVLKARNLIPFLDIAYQGFGAGMEEDAYAIRAVASAGLPALVSNSFSKIFSLYGERVGGLSVVCEDAEAAGRVLGQLKATVRRIYSSPPNFGAQVVATVLGDEQLKATWLAEVEAMRKRILSMRQELVNVLKEAVPGHNFDYLLKQRGMFSYTGLSAAQVDRLRDEFGVYLIASGRMCVAGLNAGNVQRVAQAFAAVM is encoded by the coding sequence GTGTTTCAGAAAGTAGACGCCTACGCCGGCGACCCTATTCTCTCCTTAATGGAGCGTTTCAAAGAAGATCCTCGCAGCGATAAAGTGAACCTCAGCATTGGTCTGTATTACAACGAGGATGGCATCATTCCTCAACTGAAAGCCGTTGCCGAAGCCGAAGCACGTCTTAACGCAACCCCGCACGGTGCTTCGCTTTATTTGCCGATGGAAGGGTTAAACACCTACCGTAATACGATTGCGCCGCTGCTGTTTGGTGCGGACCACGCGGTGCTCGCGCAAAAGCGCGTGGCGACTATCCAGACGCTGGGCGGCTCGGGTGCGCTGAAGGTAGGCGCAGATTTCCTGAAAAAATATTTCCCGGATTCCGGCGTGTGGGTCAGCGACCCGACGTGGGAAAACCACGTGGCCATCTTTGAAGGTGCGGGCTTTAAGGTCGAGACCTATCCGTGGTTCGACAGCGAAACCAACGGCGTGCGCGTCGAAGCGCTGCTGGAAAAACTGAACACCCTGCCGGCGCGCAGCATCGTGCTGCTGCACCCATGCTGCCATAACCCGACCGGGGCGGACCTCACCAATGCCCAGTGGGATGCGGTGATCGAGGTGCTGAAGGCACGTAATTTGATCCCGTTCCTCGACATCGCCTATCAGGGCTTTGGCGCGGGCATGGAAGAAGATGCTTACGCCATCCGCGCCGTTGCCAGCGCCGGGCTGCCAGCGCTGGTCAGCAACTCCTTCTCAAAGATCTTCTCTCTCTACGGCGAGCGCGTTGGCGGTCTGTCCGTGGTGTGTGAAGACGCCGAAGCCGCGGGGCGCGTTCTCGGCCAACTGAAAGCGACGGTCCGCCGTATTTACTCCAGCCCGCCGAACTTTGGTGCGCAGGTGGTGGCGACCGTTCTGGGCGACGAACAGCTGAAAGCCACCTGGCTTGCGGAAGTGGAAGCGATGCGCAAGCGCATTCTGTCGATGCGTCAGGAACTTGTTAACGTGCTGAAAGAGGCGGTGCCGGGGCATAACTTCGACTATCTGCTCAAGCAGCGCGGGATGTTCAGCTATACCGGACTGAGCGCGGCACAGGTCGATCGCCTGCGTGACGAGTTCGGCGTCTACCTGATCGCCAGCGGCCGTATGTGCGTGGCGGGCCTGAATGCCGGCAACGTCCAGCGCGTGGCGCAGGCGTTTGCTGCTGTAATGTAA
- the aphA gene encoding acid phosphatase AphA, with protein MRKITLALSAACLLFSLNSAVVARASAPTPLYTGTTAAILAEQAPIHWVSVAQIENSLMGRPPMAVGFDIDDTVLFSSPGFWRGKKTYSPDSEAYLKNPEFWEKMNNGWDEFSIPKEVARALIAMHVKRGDSIYFVTGRSQTKTETVSKTLQDDFQIPAASMNPVIFAGDKEGQNTKTQWLEQKNIKVFYGDSDNDITAAQDVGARAIRVLRASNSTYRPLPMAGKFGEEVIVNSEY; from the coding sequence ATGCGCAAGATCACACTGGCGCTCAGCGCCGCCTGCTTATTGTTCTCGCTTAATAGCGCCGTCGTCGCGCGAGCTTCCGCACCGACGCCGCTTTACACCGGCACCACCGCCGCCATCCTTGCCGAGCAGGCACCCATTCACTGGGTTTCCGTGGCCCAAATCGAAAACAGCCTGATGGGCCGCCCACCAATGGCCGTGGGCTTCGACATTGACGATACCGTGCTGTTCTCAAGCCCTGGCTTCTGGCGTGGCAAGAAAACATATTCTCCGGACAGCGAAGCGTATCTGAAGAACCCGGAGTTCTGGGAAAAAATGAATAACGGCTGGGATGAGTTCAGCATTCCGAAAGAGGTGGCCCGCGCGCTGATCGCCATGCACGTTAAGCGCGGCGACAGCATTTACTTTGTCACCGGCCGTAGCCAGACCAAAACGGAGACCGTCTCCAAAACCCTGCAGGACGATTTTCAGATCCCGGCAGCCAGCATGAATCCGGTCATTTTTGCCGGTGATAAAGAGGGACAAAACACCAAAACCCAGTGGCTGGAGCAGAAAAACATCAAAGTGTTCTACGGTGATTCGGATAACGACATTACCGCGGCGCAGGATGTGGGGGCCAGAGCGATCCGGGTGCTGCGTGCCTCTAACTCGACCTATCGACCGCTGCCGATGGCAGGCAAGTTTGGCGAGGAGGTGATTGTTAACTCCGAGTATTAG
- a CDS encoding secondary thiamine-phosphate synthase enzyme YjbQ produces the protein MWYQQTLTLSAKPRGFHLVTDEVIGQLRDLSRVKTGLLHLLLQHTSASLTLNENCDPTVRSDMEHHFLKTVPDNAPYEHDYEGADDMPSHIKSSLLGVSLMLPVHNGRLMLGTWQGIWLGEHRIHGGSRKIIATLQGE, from the coding sequence ATGTGGTATCAACAGACCCTGACCTTAAGCGCTAAACCCCGCGGGTTTCACCTTGTGACGGACGAAGTCATCGGGCAACTCCGCGACCTGTCGCGCGTCAAAACGGGTTTACTGCATCTGCTGCTTCAGCACACGTCAGCCTCCCTCACGCTTAATGAAAATTGCGACCCTACCGTCCGGTCTGATATGGAACACCATTTCCTGAAGACGGTTCCGGACAACGCCCCCTACGAGCACGATTATGAAGGCGCAGATGACATGCCTTCGCATATCAAATCTTCTCTGCTGGGCGTATCGCTGATGCTGCCGGTTCATAACGGGCGGCTAATGCTGGGAACGTGGCAAGGGATCTGGCTGGGAGAACATCGCATTCACGGTGGTTCGCGTAAAATTATCGCAACGCTACAAGGGGAATAA
- a CDS encoding MmcQ/YjbR family DNA-binding protein → MTISEILQYCMSKPGAEQSVHSDWKATQIKVGDVLFAMVKEVEGRPAASLKTSPELADLLRQQHDDVRPSQHLNKAHWSTVYLDGSLPGSQIYYLVDASYKQAVELLPEATRQQLSV, encoded by the coding sequence ATGACAATTTCGGAGATACTTCAGTACTGCATGAGCAAGCCTGGCGCGGAACAAAGCGTTCACAGCGACTGGAAAGCCACGCAGATCAAAGTGGGAGACGTGCTGTTTGCGATGGTGAAAGAGGTTGAAGGGCGTCCGGCGGCGTCGCTGAAAACCAGCCCGGAACTGGCGGACCTATTACGTCAGCAGCATGATGATGTGAGGCCGAGCCAGCACCTCAATAAGGCGCACTGGAGTACCGTTTATCTGGACGGCTCGCTGCCCGGCTCGCAAATTTACTATCTGGTGGATGCGTCCTACAAGCAGGCGGTTGAGCTGCTGCCGGAAGCGACCCGACAGCAGCTCTCCGTGTAA
- the uvrA gene encoding excinuclease ABC subunit UvrA, which translates to MDKIEVRGARTHNLKNINLIIPRDKLIVVTGLSGSGKSSLAFDTLYAEGQRRYVESLSAYARQFLSLMEKPDVDHIEGLSPAISIEQKSTSHNPRSTVGTITEIHDYLRLLYARVGEPRCPDHDVPLAAQTVSQMVDNVLSQPEGKRLMLLAPIIKERKGEHTKTLENLASQGYIRARIDGEVCDLSDPPKLELQKKHTIEVVIDRFKVRDDLATRLAESFETALELSGGTAVVSDMDDPKAEELLFSANFACPICGYSMRELEPRLFSFNNPAGACPTCDGLGVQQYFDPDRVIQNPELSLAGGAIRGWDKRNFYYFQMLKSLAEHYKFDVEAPWASLSPNVHKVILFGSGKENIEFKYMNDRGDTSVRRHPFEGVLHNMERRYKETESSAVREELAKFISNRSCATCEGTRLRREARHVFVENTALPTISDMSIGHAMDFFNNLKLSGQRAKIAEKVLKEIGDRLKFLVNVGLNYLTLSRSAETLSGGEAQRIRLASQIGAGLVGVMYVLDEPSIGLHQRDNERLLGTLIHLRNLGNTVIVVEHDEDAIRAADHVIDIGPGAGVHGGQVVAEGTLKDIMAVPESLTGQYMSGKRKIEVPKQRVAANPEKVLKLTGARGNNLKDVTLTLPVGLFTCITGVSGSGKSTLINDTLFPIAQTALNGATLAEPAPYRDIQGLEHFDKVIDIDQSPIGRTPRSNPATYTGVFTPVRELFAGVPEARSRGYTPGRFSFNVRGGRCEACQGDGVIKVEMHFLPDIYVPCDQCKGKRYNRETLEIKYKGKTIHEVLDMTIEEAREFFDAVPALARKLQTLMDVGLTYIRLGQSATTLSGGEAQRVKLARELSKRGTGQTLYILDEPTTGLHFADIQQLLEVLHQLRDQGNTIVVIEHNLDVIKTADWIVDLGPEGGSGGGEILVSGTPETVAECEASHTARFLKPLL; encoded by the coding sequence ATGGATAAGATCGAAGTTCGGGGCGCCCGCACCCATAATCTCAAGAATATCAACCTCATAATCCCTCGCGACAAACTCATCGTCGTGACCGGGCTTTCGGGGTCTGGCAAATCCTCACTGGCTTTCGACACTTTGTATGCCGAAGGACAGCGTCGTTACGTCGAATCACTTTCTGCGTACGCGCGTCAGTTCCTGTCGCTGATGGAAAAACCGGATGTCGATCATATTGAAGGGTTATCGCCTGCTATCTCTATTGAGCAGAAGTCTACCTCACATAACCCGCGTTCAACGGTCGGTACCATTACCGAAATTCACGACTACCTGCGTCTGCTGTATGCCCGCGTGGGTGAGCCGCGCTGCCCGGACCACGATGTCCCGCTGGCGGCACAGACCGTGAGCCAGATGGTGGATAACGTGCTGTCGCAGCCGGAAGGCAAACGCCTGATGCTGCTGGCACCGATCATCAAAGAGCGTAAAGGCGAGCACACCAAAACTCTGGAGAACCTGGCAAGCCAGGGCTATATCCGCGCCCGTATCGACGGCGAAGTGTGTGACCTGTCCGATCCGCCAAAGCTTGAGCTGCAAAAGAAACACACCATCGAAGTGGTGATTGACCGCTTTAAGGTGCGTGACGATCTCGCCACGCGTCTGGCTGAATCCTTTGAAACCGCGCTGGAACTCTCTGGCGGCACGGCCGTGGTCTCCGACATGGACGACCCGAAAGCGGAAGAGCTGCTCTTCTCCGCCAACTTCGCCTGCCCGATTTGCGGCTACAGCATGCGCGAGCTGGAACCGCGCCTGTTCTCGTTCAACAACCCGGCGGGCGCGTGCCCGACCTGTGACGGTCTGGGCGTGCAGCAGTATTTCGATCCGGATCGCGTGATCCAGAACCCCGAGCTGTCGCTCGCGGGCGGTGCGATTCGCGGCTGGGATAAGCGTAACTTCTACTACTTCCAGATGCTGAAGTCGCTGGCGGAGCACTACAAATTCGACGTTGAAGCGCCGTGGGCGAGCCTGAGCCCGAACGTGCACAAAGTGATCCTGTTCGGTTCCGGCAAAGAGAACATCGAGTTCAAATACATGAACGATCGCGGCGATACCTCCGTGCGTCGCCACCCGTTCGAAGGGGTGCTGCACAATATGGAGCGCCGCTACAAAGAGACCGAATCCAGCGCGGTGCGCGAGGAGCTGGCGAAGTTCATCAGCAACCGCTCCTGCGCCACCTGCGAAGGCACGCGTCTGCGCCGTGAAGCGCGTCACGTGTTTGTGGAAAACACGGCGCTGCCGACCATCTCAGACATGAGCATCGGCCACGCAATGGACTTCTTCAACAACCTGAAGCTTTCCGGCCAGCGTGCGAAAATCGCCGAAAAAGTGCTGAAAGAGATCGGCGATCGCCTCAAGTTCCTCGTGAACGTTGGCCTGAACTACCTGACGCTTTCCCGCTCGGCAGAAACGCTCTCCGGCGGTGAAGCCCAGCGTATCCGTCTGGCGAGCCAGATTGGCGCGGGCTTAGTCGGCGTGATGTACGTGCTGGATGAACCGTCCATCGGCCTGCACCAGCGCGACAACGAGCGTCTGCTCGGCACGCTGATCCACCTGCGCAATCTCGGCAACACGGTAATCGTGGTGGAGCACGACGAAGACGCAATTCGCGCCGCAGACCACGTGATCGACATCGGCCCGGGCGCGGGCGTGCACGGCGGCCAGGTGGTGGCGGAAGGTACGCTGAAGGACATTATGGCGGTGCCCGAGTCGCTGACCGGCCAGTACATGAGCGGCAAGCGCAAAATTGAAGTGCCAAAACAGCGCGTCGCGGCGAACCCGGAAAAAGTGCTGAAGCTCACAGGGGCGCGCGGCAACAACCTGAAGGACGTCACCCTGACGCTGCCGGTTGGCCTGTTTACCTGCATTACCGGCGTGTCCGGTTCCGGTAAATCGACGCTGATCAACGATACGCTGTTCCCGATTGCGCAGACGGCGCTGAACGGCGCGACGCTGGCCGAGCCTGCACCGTACCGCGATATTCAGGGGCTGGAGCATTTCGACAAGGTTATCGACATCGACCAGAGCCCGATTGGCCGTACGCCGCGTTCCAACCCGGCGACCTATACCGGCGTCTTCACGCCCGTACGTGAACTCTTCGCAGGCGTACCGGAAGCGCGTTCGCGCGGGTATACGCCAGGACGTTTCAGCTTTAACGTGCGCGGCGGCCGCTGTGAAGCGTGTCAGGGCGACGGCGTGATCAAGGTTGAGATGCACTTCCTGCCGGATATCTACGTGCCGTGCGACCAGTGCAAAGGCAAGCGCTATAACCGCGAAACGCTGGAGATTAAATACAAAGGCAAGACCATCCACGAAGTGCTGGACATGACCATCGAAGAGGCGCGCGAGTTCTTTGACGCCGTCCCTGCGCTGGCGCGTAAGCTGCAGACGCTGATGGACGTAGGCCTGACCTACATTCGCCTGGGGCAGTCAGCAACAACCCTGTCCGGCGGTGAGGCGCAGCGCGTGAAGCTGGCGCGCGAGCTGTCCAAGCGTGGTACCGGCCAGACGCTCTACATTCTGGATGAGCCGACCACCGGCCTGCACTTTGCGGATATCCAGCAGTTGCTTGAGGTGCTGCATCAGCTGCGCGATCAGGGCAACACGATTGTGGTCATCGAACATAATCTTGACGTGATTAAAACCGCGGACTGGATTGTCGATCTCGGCCCGGAAGGCGGCAGCGGCGGGGGTGAAATCCTCGTCTCCGGTACGCCAGAGACCGTTGCAGAGTGCGAAGCCTCGCACACCGCGCGCTTCCTTAAACCGTTGCTGTAA
- the ssb1 gene encoding single-stranded DNA-binding protein SSB1, protein MASRGVNKVILVGNLGQDPEVRYMPSGGAVANITLATSESWRDKATGEMKEQTEWHRVVLFGKLAEVAGEYLRKGSQVYIEGQLRTRKWTDQSGQEKYTTEVVVNVGGTMQMLGGRQGGGAPAGGGQNQQQGGWGQPQQPQGGNQFSGGAQSRPQQQSAPAPSNEPPMDFDDDIPF, encoded by the coding sequence ATGGCCAGCAGAGGCGTAAACAAGGTGATTCTCGTCGGTAATCTGGGCCAGGACCCGGAAGTACGCTACATGCCGAGTGGTGGCGCAGTTGCCAACATTACGCTGGCTACTTCCGAATCCTGGCGTGATAAAGCGACCGGTGAAATGAAAGAGCAGACCGAATGGCACCGCGTTGTGCTGTTTGGCAAACTGGCAGAAGTAGCCGGTGAGTATCTGCGTAAAGGTTCTCAGGTCTATATCGAAGGCCAGCTGCGTACCCGCAAATGGACCGACCAATCCGGTCAGGAAAAATACACCACGGAAGTGGTGGTGAACGTGGGCGGCACCATGCAAATGCTGGGTGGCCGTCAGGGCGGTGGCGCACCGGCAGGTGGCGGTCAGAACCAGCAGCAGGGTGGTTGGGGTCAGCCTCAGCAGCCGCAGGGCGGCAACCAGTTCAGCGGCGGCGCGCAGTCTCGTCCGCAGCAGCAGTCTGCTCCTGCTCCGTCTAACGAACCGCCAATGGACTTCGACGACGATATCCCGTTCTGA
- a CDS encoding YjcB family protein, with amino-acid sequence MATITTSMVLLRWPLLSAVLMFLASTLNIQFRKSDYAGLAVISTLLGLGAACWFATGLLGITLLDMAAVWENIKVVMVEAMNHTPPDWPMVIT; translated from the coding sequence ATGGCAACCATTACTACCAGCATGGTTCTCCTGCGCTGGCCCTTGTTGAGCGCGGTTTTGATGTTTTTAGCCAGCACGCTGAACATTCAGTTTCGTAAATCCGACTACGCGGGTCTTGCCGTCATAAGTACCCTGCTAGGGCTTGGCGCGGCCTGCTGGTTCGCAACGGGCCTGCTGGGCATTACCCTGCTGGATATGGCCGCGGTCTGGGAAAATATAAAAGTGGTGATGGTTGAGGCGATGAACCACACCCCACCAGACTGGCCGATGGTGATTACCTGA